A region from the Hylaeus volcanicus isolate JK05 chromosome 6, UHH_iyHylVolc1.0_haploid, whole genome shotgun sequence genome encodes:
- the LOC128878965 gene encoding uncharacterized protein LOC128878965 isoform X3 — MKLQEPNVGGSEMASREKKPLAPSKAKQKATNESGLPSNEIKSRKGKSLTNLKQQQLARDILEAVATGSQLPPKLEASLPRKKVLRNLKRKQKLRVAKANLIKAKVTRKVANRNLCRITSDIKKGVKTKKVKLLEENTADNNSRIVEQRVNDTDSENTGTEIYNRSAKNNLRTKKTKLVTKSSGEVENEDKDTDSIAGSSTKSSPKLNRKGKNSESLDSLSKSVKSTKISGFKRNNIKEKDSFTKNTEGDIKCVKGKKSNSKDIDYASAKASTIDTKFSKSLLDAKSSIDLTIDEVIASMLSDSEIDSQQGITEKTEGKIRRSRKMLVEENIILDEIKKEPDTDDAKIISDGESFETESFQSIIQLRKRSSTSVGQRSLRNGKLRQSDSVISTDLDPKKRRRLNSDDPVSSEISGDNNADSSIDTESCFSESSGNDPQIVMVTAKDEACLKKDILKNCEDSSQNGSETENNNNSDRVDRASEVGPTLRSKTKAKSTEIEIKTDNIKVDYTRIAPKNTELQEEIKKVSNLDQVRKDNILAKFADKSKSRRSSLNIDMKKTVSPFYSTDKSDGSPKSQIDQMIENIKLTIAKSIESKMFATEKGLGLSKNFEVPKIEEIIAPLSAESQKLGLEENPDEDKSTISKNEIKSDNSEDSVPKVADTAKEIEKLVMGDIEPAETHSQNIQESESLDADGSDIVHNASESVHVENSENNCRKSVEQQEEPSESSTSTEVSEKYSDQVTDDQIKITDDSKKGVAVRKSPRIIDKNSPENVNSETAKKVNRVSNKTVQKSDNCEESPQDVANNSLCLQEDANNSLSLQEDANKSVPLQEDTNKSAFKDTVSNVEPLRNESTKIAPGPLIDDAETGSQQINERLVKEEAKTNEATESETVVPLNTFVDSEEAETLESISKEVERLVAESQLSNQLQNVAKGVQDERELSITNVTEFSLSLSESTAIPDDGNVQEATVDEVNVEQDTSNMEDIPRTLEKPKENEHGTLQSVLHTKQDSSNCYASVTSNSNTDSNASDTCNSIEDNPKDTEDTNKDNTCKENRTCNVAIGVKSFESDEQKVVSKKDSEHGQSTATEEAEKESEKLPTDVATMEDQKSAAEDKKRVLRAREKSRKSEKRQTSSSRERSDGTTNVKTEEEVEKVQNIARDVQELQEEKADAVVKTEDTDDAQNELESNGSEPQVRPRRSRETKKRKEDQLTALKNRRSKVRRSDQQNKEETLLDDEVATINENNRSFLSKYENGSECTTNFRGFSEGGRGSLDKHQEAADNARSKSENDLVIGRKPGKPNCENRLSVNLSTNHMAKQTENINILEAECKPVKTPETSQKDSDETSMSGESSSSVNITPKILETPEDKVKKESILRLLGLESLEKAAERLSHQKAKKEQYTGTLKTVIRVQKDKDKDKRRSRSPLKMVLKQGRGDGEGDSPEFYTIQKEFGTSGLGDSSSDEDNEDAVPKDRQSLVIPEKSSSFSIHPGRLCADVCCYCFGKFGSLDTPMHLAQMKSDERRKKILNIERHLTKDSCLCDACYRHVDRKANTSPTNMQTKPQKQHRQLMVSKCSARECRDAARHHVKRRWLLKIKAGLQKQVDIDWESSQHTSMSFCVSHYSKIERFLTCALCKRRLARNYTHQLANAETDDLNHLLGQQGIPVALAAGTFVCKLCRYFTQLQLKYKDVENMNTSHRSFFKNYRKRILHYHDIEVLDNDDGDTPQIQSKDKDKRKKSSKCPPQPKAVTVSKSPDGTTTASEKSTPEPSKNEGTNGETETENRATKGNSNSNSTDETVPTDVQFLGIESTVEKLKKRKMLEMHPYTGSDTTITCEGPSEVVEILAMDKEVTLTRLPKRPRTNNDITPVVQRLGANPSISVRTLFPGEEEMNLHASIEFTNVREITPQGWEKCATMIQYDRDTKHLWQELQRPYGNQSSFLRHLILLEKYYRSGDLILAPNASRNAINYSTSVQNRLISYEGPEKMDEPIMEPIASEYNNSRRLSGGYVLERDRLSLPGTSASTTKAPPTSGAQQSSKGSPSRVLKLNPGVSIIKKPPPNLQRLNLPSTSTATANGNVKRKEGQRIPVTSGGKVFQLSEPDFKRLQTLKKQKQQLSEKQSSMSPVGSGGSNSSPPNSKSTTQYQKAQQLAAHTQFQKHLRMQQEMLNRQTRGDFEPLICDVRTLTNENTPTQNLLHNLNLPKSIQVTTKAAGQIPILPKIPKSLTVIPQTVTRPTDK; from the exons atgaaattgcAGGAGCCCAATGTGGGTGGAAGTGAGATGGCATCCAGGGAAAAGAAACCCTTAGCGCCTTCCAAAGCAAAACAGAAGGCGACGAATGAATCTGGCTTGCCATCAAATGAAATCAAAAGTAGAAAGGGCAAGTCTTTGACGAATCTTAAACAACAGCAACTAGCACGTGATATTTTGGAGGCAGTGGCAACCGGCAGTCAGCTTCCTCCGAAATTAGAGGCAAGCCTGCCACGCAAGAAAGTTCTCAGAAACCTCAAGCGCAAACAAAAGTTGAGAGTAGCGAAGGCTAATCTTATTAAAGCAAAGGTTACGAGGAAAGTAGCCAACAGAAATTTGTGCAGAATAACGTCTGACATCAAGAAGGGCGTCAAAACGAAAAAAGTGAAGTTATTAGAGGAAAACACGGCCGATAATAACTCGAGAATTGTAGAGCAACGAGTAAACGATACGGATAGCGAAAATACAGGGACGGAAATATATAACAGAAGTGCCAAGAACAATCTCAGGACCAAAAAAACCAAGCTTGTAACAAAAAGTAGCGGGGAAGTAGAAAACGAAGACAAAGATACGGACTCTATCGCTGGATCCAGTACCAAGAGCAGTCCAAAATTGAACAGAAAAGGGAAAAATTCCGAGAGTCTGGACTCTTTGTCTAAAAGCGTTAAATCGACCAAGATATCGGGATTTAAAAGGAACAATATCAAGGAGAAGGACAGCTTCACCAAAAATACGGAAGGGGATATCAAGTGCGTGAAAGGTAAAAAGAGTAATAGCAAAGATATAGATTACGCTAGCGCAAAGGCATCCACGATTGacacaaaattttcgaaatcgcTTCTGGATGCAAAGAGTTCTATAGATCTTACCATAGACGAAGTTATAGCTTCGATGTTGAGCGATTCGGAAATAGATAGCCAACAAGGAATAACGGAAAAAACCGAAGGAAAAATCAGGAGAAGTAGAAAAATGCTGGTAGaagaaaacataattttggatgaaattaaaaaagaaccaGACACTGACGACGCCAAAATTATATCCGATGGTGAGAGCTTCGAAACCGAATCCTTCCAAAGCATCATACAGTTGAGGAAGAGATCCAGTACGTCGGTTGGTCAAAGAAGTTTACGAAATGGAAAGTTGCGGCAGTCGGATTCTGTTATTTCCACAGACTTGGATCCTAAGAAACGTCGAAGGTTAAACTCGGATGACCCTGTTAGTTCAGAAATTTCAGGAGATAACAACGCGGATAGTAGTATAGACACGGAATCTTGTTTTTCCGAATCTAGCGGTAACGATCCTCAAATAGTTATGGTAACAGCCAAAGATGAGGCTTGCTTGAAGAAGGATATTCTGAAAAATTGCGAGGATAGTTCTCAAAATGGttctgaaacagaaaacaataataacagTGATCGAGTAGATAGGGCTAGCGAAGTAGGACCCACTCTACGCTCAAAAACTAAAGCCAAAAGTAcagaaatcgaaataaaaactgaCAATATCAAAGTTGATTATACAAGAATAGCACCTAAGAATACAGAGTTACAGGAAGAGATAAAGAAAGTAAGCAATTTAGATCAAGTTAgaaaagataatattttagCAAAATTTGCAGACAAGTCCAAGAGTCGTAGGAGTAGCTTAAACATAGATATGAAGAAGACGGTCAGTCCGTTTTATAGTACAGACAAATCGGATGGCAGTCCAAAATCACAAATAGATCAAATgatagaaaatatcaaactcaCGATCGCCAAGTCCATCGAAAGTAAAATGTTTGCTACAGAGAAGGGACTCGGATTAAGTAAAAACTTTGAAGTAccaaaaatcgaagaaataatAGCACCCTTAAGCGCAGAGTCCCAGAAATTGGGCTTGGAAGAAAATCCAGACGAAGACAAGTCTACTATTTCCAAAAATGAGATCAAATCGGACAATTCAGAAGATTCGGTACCAAAAGTGGCCGACACTGCCAAAGAAATTGAGAAACTAGTCATGGGCGATATCGAACCAGCGGAAACTCATTctcaaaatattcaagaaagcGAATCTCTCGATGCCGATGGAAGTGATATTGTACATAACGCTTCCGAATCTGTTCACGTGGAGAATAGCGAAAACAATTGTCGCAAATCTGTGGAACAGCAGGAAGAACCAAGCGAATCTTCTACCTCGACAGAGGTGTCCGAGAAATATTCGGATCAAGTAACCGatgatcaaattaaaataacagaCGACAGTAAAAAAGGAGTGGCTGTTAGAAAATCCCCAAGAATAATTGACAAAAATTCTCCGGAAAATGTAAACAGCGAGACTGCGAAAAAAGTGAATAGGGTATCGAATAAAACAGTACAGAAGTCTGACAATTGTGAAGAATCTCCTCAAGATGTTGCAAATAACTCTTTATGTTTGCAAGAAGATGCAAATAACTCTTTATCTCTGCAAGAAGATGCAAATAAATCTGTACCTCTGCAagaagatacaaataaatctgCTTTTAAAGATACAGTTTCGAATGTCGAACCCCTTAGAAATGAATCGACCAAGATTGCACCAGGACCTTTGATCGACGATGCAGAAACTGGATCCCAGCAGATTAACGAAAGGCTCGTCAAAGAAGAAGCAAAGACAAATGAAGCTACCGAAAGCGAAACCGTGGTTCctttaaatacttttgtagATTCTGAAGAAGCAGAAACGTTAGAAAGTATTTCAAAAGAAGTAGAGAGATTAGTAGCGGAAAGTCAATTGAGTAATCAGTTACAAAATGTTGCAAAAGGTGTGCAAGACGAGCGAGAATTGAGTATTACGAATGTAACAGAATTCTCACTGTCTCTAAGCGAATCAACCGCAATACCAGACGACGGCAACGTACAAGAAGCAACTGTCGACGAAGTAAACGTTGAGCAGGACACAAGTAATATGGAAGACATACCCCGGACATTAGAAAAGCCCAAAGAAAACGAACATGGTACTCTGCAATCTGTGCTACATACGAAACAAGATAGCAGTAACTGTTACGCATCGGTTACTTCTAACTCGAACACAGATTCTAACGCTAGTGATACCTGTAATTCCATCGAAGACAACCCAAAAGATACCGAAGATACCAACAAAGATAATACGTGCAAAGAGAATAGAACCTGTAACGTTGCTATAGGTGTTAAAAGTTTCGAGTCCGATGAGCAGAAAGTAGTTTCGAAGAAAGATTCGGAACACGGACAGTCCACGGCGACGGAGGAGGCTGAAAAAGAAAGTGAGAAATTACCAACCGACGTTGCAACGATGGAAGACCAAAAGTCTGCGGCTGAGGACAAGAAGAGGGTGCTGAGGGCTCGAGAGAAATCGAGAAAATCAGAGAAACGACAAACGTCTTCTAGCAGGGAACGGAGCGACGGTACGACGAATGTTAAAACCGAGGAAGAAGTCGAAAAGGTGCAGAATATCGCGAGAGATGTGCAAGAACTACAGGAGGAAAAGGCTGACGCTGTAGTGAAAACAGAGGACACGGATGACGCTCAAAACGAATTGGAATCGAATGGGTCCGAGCCTCAGGTTCGGCCGAGACGCAGCAGGGAGACGAAGAAGCGCAAGGAGGATCAGCTGACTGCGTTGAAGAACAGACGATCGAAGGTTCGGAGATCCGACCAGCAAAACAAGGAAGAGACCCTGCTGGACGACGAGGTAGCCACGATAAACGAAAACAATCGATCGTTCCTGAGTAAGTATGAAAACGGGTCGGAATGTACGACGAATTTCCGTGGTTTTTCCGAGGGTGGCAGAGGCAGCCTCGATAAACATCAGGAAGCAGCGGACAACGCTCGAAGCAAGTCGGAGAACGACTTGGTCATCGGAAGGAAACCTGGAAAACCTAACTGCGAGAACAGGCTATCCGTGAACCTCTCGACGAATCACATGGCCAAGCAAACGGAGAATATCAACATACTGGAAGCGGAATGTAAACCTGTAAAGACACCGGAGACGTCGCAAAAGGACTCCGACGAAACGTCCATGTCAGGCGAGTCGTCCAGCAGCGTGAACATCACCCCAAAGATCTTGGAAACACCAGAGGACAAGGTTAAGAAAGAGTCTATCTTGAGATTGCTAGGATTGGAGTCGTTGGAGAAGGCTGCCGAGCGACTGAGCCATCAGAAAGCGAAGAAGGAACAGTACACGGGCACTCTGAAGACCGTGATCAGGGTACAGAAGGATAAGGATAAGGACAAGAGGCGGTCGAGGTCCCCTTTGAAGATGGTGCTGAAGCAAGGCCGCGGAGACGGGGAGGGCGATTCACCCGAGTTTTACACCATTCAAAAGGAG TTTGGAACCAGTGGTTTGGGAGATAGCAGCTCTG ACGAGGATAACGAAGATGCCGTGCCAAAGGATCGCCAGTCGCTCGTTATTCCAGAAAAGTCCTCCTCGTTCTCCATTCATCCAGGACGTTTGTGCGCCGACGTCTGTTGCTACTGTTTCGGGAAGTTTGGCTCTCTGGACACGCCCATGCATCTGGCACAGATGAAGTCCGATGAAAGACGCAAAAAGATCTTGAATATCGAAAGACACCTTACCAAGGACTCGTGTTTATGCGATGCTTGCTATCGTCATGTGGACAGAAAG gCAAATACAAGTCCAACAAACATGCAAACGAAACCTCAGAAGCAACACCGGCAACTGATGGTGTCGAAATGCTCGGCTCGCGAATGTAGGGACGCTGCGCGACATCACGTTAAACGACGATGGTTGCTCAAGATAAAAGCTGGCCTGCAAAAACAG GTGGACATCGATTGGGAGTCGAGTCAACACACGTCGATGTCGTTTTGTGTCAGTCATTACTCAAAGATAGAACGATTCTTGACCTGCGCGCTCTGCAAACGTCGTCTGGCGAGGAACTACACTCATCAGCTGGCGAACGCGGAAACCGACGACTTGAACCACTTACTCGGCCAGCAAGGGATTCCCGTTGCTCTGGCTGCCGGTACCTTCGTCTGCAAGCTGTGTCGTTACTTCACCCAGCTGCAATTGAAATACAAGGATGTCGAGAACATGAACACGAGTCACAGGTCCTTCTTCAAGAATTATCGGAAAAG AATCTTACACTATCACGACATCGAAGTTCTGGATAACGATGATGGCGACACCCCGCAGATTCAGTCCAAGGACAAGGACAAGCGGAAAAAGAGTAGCAAGTGTCCCCCTCAGCCGAAAGCGGTAACCGTATCCAAGTCTCCGGATGGTACGACGACTGCCTCGGAGAAGTCGACGCCAGAACCAAGTAAAAACGAGGGTACCAATGGCGAAACAGAGACCGAGAACCGAGCTACGAAGGGAAACTCGAACTCCAACTCGACGGACGAGACCGTCCCCACGGACGTGCAGTTCCTCGGTATCGAGAGCACGGTGGAGAAGCTAAAGAAACGGAAGATGCTGGAGATGCACCCGTACACTGGTTCGGATACGACGATAACCTGCGAGGGCCCCAGCGAAGTCGTCGAAATTCTTGCGATGGACAAGGAGGTGACCCTGACCAGACTGCCAAAGAGACCAAGGACCAACAACGACATAACGCCCGTGGTCCAACGACTCGGCGCCAATCCCTCGATAAGCGTGCGCACTTTGTTCCCCGGCGAGGAGGAGATGAACCTCCACGCCAGCATCGAGTTCACGAACGTGCGAGAGATCACGCCACAGGGCTGGGAGAAGTGTGCCACGATGATACAGTACGACAGGGACACGAAGCATCTCTGGCAAGAGCTGCAGAGACCCTACGGTAACCAGAGCTCTTTTCTCAGACACCTGATACTTTTAGAGAAATATTACAGGTCCGGGGACTTGATACTCGCGCCAAACGCATCGCGAAACGCGATCAACTACTCTACATCCGTACAGAACAGACTGATATCCTACGAAGGCCCTGAAAAGATGGACGAGCCAATCATGGAGCCTATAGCCTCCGAATACAACAACTCTCGCCGACTCAGCGGCGGCTACGTGCTCGAGAGGGACAGACTGTCCCTTCCTGGCACGAGCGCGAGCACGACAAAGGCCCCGCCCACTTCTGGCGCGCAACAGTCATCAAAAGGCAGCCCGTCGCGCGTCCTCAAGCTCAATCCTGGTGTATCCATAATCAAGAAACCACCTCCCAACCTGCAACGATTGAACCTACCGTCCACCAGTACCGCTACCGCGAACGGCAACGTGAAAAGAAAGGAGGGCCAGAGAATCCCCGTGACATCGGGTGGAAAGGTGTTTCAGCTCAGCGAGCCAGACTTCAAGCGTCTGCAAACTCTGAAGAAGCAGAAGCAACAACTTTCGGAGAAACAGTCGAGCATGAGTCCCGTCGGTTCGGGAGGCTCGAACTCTTCGCCGCCCAATTCCAAGTCCACCACGCAGTACCAGAAGGCGCAGCAACTAGCTGCTCACACACAGTTCCAAAAACATCTGAGGATGCAGCAGGAGATGCTGAACAGACAAACCAGAGGCGACTTCGAGCCCCTAATTTGCGACGTGCGCACGTTGACCAACGAAAACACTCCCACGCAGAATCTGCTGCACAACTTGAATCTGCCCAAGTCGATACAGGTGACTACCAAGGCGGCTGGCCAGATACCGATACTGCCGAAAATCCCCAAATCGTTGACGGTGATACCCCAGACGGTCACCAGACCTACCGACAAATGA